From Pseudomonas sp. FP2335, the proteins below share one genomic window:
- a CDS encoding cytochrome c oxidase assembly protein, producing the protein MAESVPIRRLVTRLLILVVAMFAFGFALVPIYDVMCKAFGINGKTAGQYEGEQVVDPSRQVRVQFLSTNAIDMVWEFHAKADEVVVNPGAVTEMLFVAYNPTDKAMTAQAVPSISPAEAAMYFHKTECFCFTQQVLQPGQRIEMPVRFIVDRDMPKDVKHLTLAYTLFDITARQPPVAVHTGG; encoded by the coding sequence ATGGCTGAGTCCGTACCGATCAGGCGGCTGGTGACGCGCCTGTTGATCCTGGTGGTCGCCATGTTCGCCTTCGGCTTCGCCCTGGTGCCGATCTACGACGTGATGTGCAAGGCGTTCGGCATCAACGGCAAGACCGCCGGGCAGTACGAGGGTGAGCAGGTAGTGGACCCCTCGCGGCAGGTTCGGGTGCAGTTCCTGTCGACCAATGCCATCGATATGGTCTGGGAGTTCCACGCCAAGGCGGATGAGGTGGTGGTCAACCCGGGCGCCGTCACCGAGATGCTGTTTGTCGCCTACAACCCCACTGACAAGGCGATGACCGCGCAGGCGGTGCCGAGCATTTCCCCGGCCGAAGCGGCGATGTATTTCCACAAGACCGAGTGTTTTTGCTTCACCCAGCAAGTGCTGCAACCCGGCCAACGCATCGAAATGCCAGTACGTTTTATCGTCGATCGCGACATGCCCAAGGATGTGAAGCATTTGACCCTGGCGTACACGCTATTTGATATCACTGCGCGCCAACCGCCGGTGGCTGTCCACACCGGGGGCTAG
- the ctaD gene encoding cytochrome c oxidase subunit I: MSTVIDDHGHADHAHGPAKGLMRWVLTTNHKDIGTMYLWFAFTMFLLGGSFAMVIRAELFQPGLQIVEPAFFNQMTTMHGLIMVFGAVMPAFVGLANWMIPLMIGAPDMALPRMNNFSFWLLPAAFLLLVSTLFTPGGGPNFGWTFYAPLSTTYAPESVTFFIFAIHLMGISSIMGAINVVATILNLRAPGMTLMKMPLFVWTWLITAFLLIAVMPVLAGCVTMMLMDIHFGTSFFSAAGGGDPVLFQHVFWFFGHPEVYIMILPAFGAVSSIIPTFSRKPLFGYTSMVYATASIAFLSFIVWAHHMFVVGIPLVGELFFMYATLLIAVPTGVKVFNWVSTMWQGSLTFETPMLFAVAFVILFTIGGFSGLMLAIAPADFQYHDTYFVVAHFHYVLVPGAIFGIFASAYYWLPKWTGHMYDETLGKLHFWLSFVGMNMAFFPMHFVGLAGMPRRVPDYNLQFADFNMVSSIGAFMFGATQIFFLFIVIKCIRGGPPAPAKPWDGAEGLEWSVPSPAPYHTFTTPPEVK, encoded by the coding sequence ATGAGCACTGTGATCGATGACCATGGTCACGCCGACCACGCCCACGGTCCCGCCAAGGGCCTGATGCGCTGGGTGCTGACCACTAACCACAAAGACATCGGCACCATGTACCTGTGGTTCGCCTTCACCATGTTTTTGCTCGGCGGCTCGTTCGCCATGGTGATCCGTGCCGAGTTGTTCCAGCCCGGCCTGCAGATCGTCGAGCCGGCGTTCTTCAACCAGATGACCACCATGCACGGCCTGATCATGGTGTTCGGCGCGGTGATGCCGGCGTTCGTCGGCCTGGCCAACTGGATGATCCCGCTGATGATCGGCGCGCCCGACATGGCCCTGCCGCGCATGAACAACTTCAGCTTCTGGCTGCTGCCGGCGGCGTTCCTGCTGCTGGTGTCCACCTTGTTCACCCCCGGCGGCGGGCCGAATTTCGGCTGGACCTTCTACGCCCCGCTCTCCACCACCTATGCGCCGGAAAGCGTGACGTTCTTCATCTTTGCCATCCACCTGATGGGCATCAGTTCGATCATGGGCGCGATCAACGTGGTCGCCACCATCCTCAACCTGCGTGCCCCGGGCATGACCTTGATGAAAATGCCGCTGTTCGTCTGGACCTGGCTGATCACCGCGTTCCTGCTGATTGCGGTGATGCCGGTGCTGGCCGGTTGCGTGACCATGATGCTCATGGACATCCACTTCGGCACCAGCTTCTTCAGTGCGGCCGGTGGCGGTGACCCGGTGCTGTTCCAGCATGTGTTCTGGTTCTTCGGCCACCCCGAGGTGTACATCATGATCCTGCCGGCCTTCGGTGCCGTCAGCTCGATCATCCCGACCTTTTCGCGCAAGCCGCTATTCGGCTACACCTCGATGGTCTACGCCACGGCAAGCATCGCGTTCCTGTCGTTCATCGTGTGGGCGCACCACATGTTCGTGGTCGGCATTCCGTTGGTGGGTGAGCTGTTCTTCATGTACGCCACGCTGCTGATCGCGGTGCCGACGGGGGTGAAGGTGTTCAACTGGGTCAGCACCATGTGGCAGGGCTCGCTGACGTTCGAGACGCCGATGCTATTTGCCGTGGCCTTCGTGATCCTGTTCACCATCGGCGGTTTCTCCGGGCTGATGCTGGCGATCGCGCCGGCGGACTTCCAGTACCACGACACTTACTTCGTGGTGGCGCACTTCCATTACGTACTGGTGCCCGGTGCGATCTTCGGCATCTTCGCTTCCGCCTACTACTGGCTGCCGAAATGGACCGGCCACATGTACGACGAAACCCTGGGCAAGCTGCACTTCTGGCTGTCTTTCGTGGGCATGAACATGGCGTTTTTCCCGATGCACTTCGTCGGGCTGGCCGGCATGCCGCGCCGGGTGCCGGACTACAACCTGCAGTTCGCCGACTTCAACATGGTCTCGTCGATCGGCGCGTTCATGTTTGGCGCCACGCAGATCTTCTTCCTGTTCATTGTGATCAAGTGCATCCGTGGCGGCCCGCCGGCGCCGGCCAAGCCGTGGGATGGTGCCGAAGGCCTGGAGTGGAGCGTGCCCTCGCCCGCGCCGTACCACACCTTCACCACGCCGCCGGAGGTCAAATGA
- the coxB gene encoding cytochrome c oxidase subunit II, with the protein MTRHPHVWMGLLLWSVFGQAHAAWTTNMAPGATEVSHAVFDLHMTIFWICVVIGIIVFGAMFWSMILHRRSTGQVAAKFHESTTVEILWTVVPLLILIAMAIPATKTLINIYDSTESDIDIQVTGYQWKWHYKYLGQDVEFFSNLATPAEQIHNKATKGEHYLLEVDQPLVLPVGAKVRFLVTAADVIHSWWVPAFAVKRDAIPGFVNEAWTRIEKPGIYRGQCAELCGKDHGFMPIVVEVKSRADYDTWLGERKEEAAKLKELTSKEWTLQELVARGDKVYHTTCVACHQAEGQGLPPMFPALKGSPIAVGPKEDHLHRVYFGKPGTAMAAFGKQLSEVDIAAVVTYERNAWGNNKGDMVTPKDVLALKQAESK; encoded by the coding sequence ATGACGCGACATCCACATGTTTGGATGGGCCTTCTGTTGTGGTCGGTATTCGGTCAGGCGCACGCCGCCTGGACAACGAATATGGCGCCAGGGGCGACTGAAGTCAGCCACGCTGTGTTTGACCTGCACATGACCATTTTCTGGATCTGTGTGGTGATCGGCATCATCGTGTTTGGCGCGATGTTCTGGTCGATGATTCTGCACCGGCGCTCTACAGGCCAGGTGGCGGCCAAGTTCCACGAGAGCACGACCGTGGAAATCCTCTGGACCGTGGTGCCCTTGCTGATCCTGATCGCGATGGCCATCCCGGCGACCAAAACCCTGATCAATATCTACGACAGCACCGAGTCGGACATCGATATTCAGGTCACCGGCTACCAGTGGAAGTGGCATTACAAATACCTGGGCCAGGATGTGGAGTTCTTCAGCAACCTGGCCACTCCCGCCGAGCAGATCCACAACAAGGCGACCAAGGGCGAGCATTACCTGCTGGAAGTCGACCAGCCGCTGGTGCTGCCGGTGGGGGCGAAAGTTCGCTTCCTGGTGACCGCCGCCGACGTGATCCACTCCTGGTGGGTGCCGGCCTTCGCGGTCAAGCGCGACGCCATCCCCGGGTTCGTCAACGAGGCCTGGACCCGCATCGAGAAGCCCGGCATCTACCGTGGCCAGTGCGCCGAACTGTGCGGCAAGGACCACGGCTTCATGCCCATCGTGGTCGAGGTCAAATCCAGGGCCGACTACGACACTTGGCTCGGCGAGCGCAAGGAAGAGGCTGCCAAACTCAAGGAGCTGACCTCCAAAGAGTGGACCCTGCAAGAGCTGGTGGCCCGTGGCGACAAGGTCTACCACACCACCTGCGTGGCCTGTCACCAGGCCGAAGGCCAGGGCCTGCCGCCGATGTTCCCGGCGCTCAAGGGCTCGCCAATTGCCGTCGGGCCCAAGGAAGACCACTTGCATCGCGTCTATTTCGGCAAGCCCGGCACCGCCATGGCGGCGTTTGGCAAGCAGCTCTCGGAAGTGGACATCGCCGCCGTGGTCACCTACGAACGCAACGCCTGGGGCAACAACAAAGGCGACATGGTGACGCCCAAGGATGTGCTGGCTCTGAAACAGGCGGAAAGCAAATGA